In Halorussus halophilus, the DNA window GTCGCATTGGCGAACACTATTTCGCCCTCCGCGTCGATGGTGACGATTGCGTCCGGCGAGCCATCGACTAGCGTCCGCAACTGTTCCGCAAACCGGTTCCGTTGTCGCTCGACGCGACGTCGTTCGACGGTGTTCTCGATTCGCTCGGCCAACCGCGCGGCGAAGTCGTCGGCGTCGGTTGCGACGAACGCCGCGCCCTCCGGACTCGACTCGACCGAGTCGCCGACGTAGAGGCGCGCCGTCTCGGGGTACAGTTCCCCGACTGCGTCGAGTAGCTCCGCCCCGGTCGTATCCGGTACGTCTGACTCTGCGACGATGCAGTGTACCTCGTCGTCTTCGGCGGCTTCGATTCGTGAGAGTACACCAGCCCCGGTGCGCTCGGAGGAGACGTGGAGCGTCGAGGAGTAGGCGTCGAGTGCCTTTGCGCGGTCCTCACAGCCGACGTAGACAGCGCGGAGCGACTCCCCCGAACTCGCCCCGCGTCTGCCCGACTGTTCGAGCATACTTCCTCTATCTCCGTTCGCCAACAGTTGTAGGTGTTTCGCTTCCACCTTTTTCTCGTCGGGTGGCTCAGCGCGCGAAGCGCGCTGGCCACCCTCCTCCAAAAAATGTGGATCAAAAAAGAGACGCGAGAATTTCGGGCGGAGCCGACCGAAATTCTCGGCGTCTGCTGTGCGCTGGTGCGACTTCCGCACAGCACCGCAACCGCGCGCGACGGGTCGGTCGAATTGAAGATACTACTTTCACAGTCCAAACCCACCGCTCGCCACGCCAGTGTGGACAAAACTAAGAGCCGGGGGTGTCACCCGACAGATATGCGATTGGAGGAGTACTGGGGCGTCGGCCCAAAGACGAGCGAGCGCCTCGAAGCCGCGCTGGGCGTCGAGCGGGCCATCGAGGCCATCGAATCGGGCGACGTTCGCGCCCTCGTGTCGGCAGGACTGCCGCGCGGCCGGGCGACCCGCATCCTTCGGCGGGCCAACGGCGGCGAAGGGATGTCGGTGCTGGCGACCCGCGACACGCGCGCCGTCTACAAGGAACTGCTCGACGCCGCGAGCGACTACGCGGTCACCGCGACTGCGGCCGACCGCATTCGTGTGTTGACGCCGCTGCTCGACCGCGAGCAGGCCGGACAGCGCCTCGACAGCGTGATGGCGGCCGTCGAGTCGTGGACCAACCTCGACGGCGAGACGCGAAACGCGATTCTCAGGGCGTTCGAGACACACGCCGACGCCGACGAATTGGACGAGGAGCAAGCAGCGGTCGAAACCGCGCTCTCGCTTCGAGACGCTGGCGTCTCCGGCGGGGCGTTCGAGCGCGTGGGCGGCATCGACCGCGACGACCTCGAAGCCGCGGCGAACGCGCTGGCGGACCTAGACGGCGGCGACGTGGCGCGCGGGGTGGACGAAGACCTCGACTCGCTCCGAGACGCGCTCGCGGATGCCGAATCGCTCCAGCAGGATTCCTTAGATGCTGTCGAATCAATTCGCGAGGAGGCCCGCGCTGGCGCGGAGTTCTCGGAGGTAGTCGTGGACTTCGTGTCCAGCGAGACCGGCGCAGGCTACTCGCGGGTCAGAGACGCCACGCCGGACGACGCCATCGACGCCGGGGACTTCGTGGGTGCGACGCTCCGCGAACTGCTGGCCGACCTTCGTGAAGCAGTCGAAGAACGCGAGCGGACCGTCGCCCGCAGACTGCGAGGCCGCATCGCCGAGTCGCAGGAGGCCATCGACGAGGCCAACGAAGCGGTCGGCGACCTCGCGTTCTCGCTGTCGCTCGCCCGGTTTTCCGTCGCGTTCGACTGTTCGCGCCCGGAGTTCACCGAGAACGGCTTCGCGGTCACCGGTGCGAGAAACGTCTCGCTGGTCTCCGTAGACGACGATTTGGTGCAACCCGTGAACTACGCCATCGGCGACCACGAGATAACTGGCAACGAAGCACCGCCGGACGGCGACCGCGTGGCAGTGCTGACTGGGGCGAACAGCGGTGGTAAGACGACTCTGCTCGAAACCTTGTGCCAGATTGCACTGCTCGCGCAGATGGGCCTGCCCGTCCCCGCCGAGCGCGCCCAAATCTCGCTCTCGGAGGACATCGTCTTCCACCGACGCCACGCGAGTTTCAACGCGGGCGTCCTCGAATCGACGCTCCAGAGCATCGTGCCGCCGCTCTCGGACGACTCCGAGACCCTGATGCTCGTGGACGAGTTCGAGGCCATCACTGAACCGGGGAGTGCCGCCGACCTCCTGCACGGCCTCGTCAGACTCACGGCCGACCGGGGCGCGCTCGGGGTGTTCGTCACGCACCTCGCGGACGACCTCAAGCCACTTCCCGAAAAAGCTCGCAAGGACGGCATCTTCGCCGAGGGACTGGACGACGACCTCGAACTACAGGTCGATTACCAACCGCGCTTCGACACCGTCGGGAAATCGACGCCGGAGTTCATCGTGTCGCGCCTGCTCGCAGGCACAGACGACCGCGCAGTTCGCTCGAACTTCGAGACGCTGGCGCGAGCGGTCGGCGAGCAAGCGGTTCAGCGCACGCTATCTGATTGGTCGCCGGAAGACGACGCGGGAGGAGACGCGAAAGCAGACGATTGAGACTACAGTCAGAAGAACAGCACCCACGCCAGCAGTCCCATCGTCAACACTGACAGAATTGCGGGCAACAGCGCGAGAACCGTCGTCAGTAGTTTTCCCATGCCCCGCTCGGCGTCCACTGGACCGAGGACGATGTAGCCACAGCGCGCACACTGCTTTCTGTTTGCGCGGTGCTTGTGGCCGCAATCTTTGCACTCCCACTGCTTTGGCCCGAGACCCATTGTCGCGTTGTCAGACTCCACGAACGGGGGGGTGTTAGTTTTTGCGACCTATCTATTTACAGGTACACATTCCTCGCTGACCTGTGGGAACACTTATGCACGCGGCGGGAGACTGACTCGCCGTACCGATGGACGAGCGCGACGAGCGAGCGTCTCGACCCGGCGAGCAGTCAAAACGCCGAGCAAATCGACGGGAGGAGTCCACGAGCGACCGCCAGCGCGCCGACCAACTCCGCGAGCGAGTGCGAAGCGAATACGGAAGCGACGCCGACGCAATCGCCACGCGCCTCGACAGCGACGACCCCGAGGAGCGCGCCGGGGCGGCGTGGGCTCTCGCCGAACTCGCTGGAGAAGACCCGGACCGTCTTCCCGCCCGCTCGAAACTCGCCGCGCTCCTCTCCGACGACCACCGCTGGGTTCGCCGCGGCGCGTCGTGGGCGCTCGCCGCACTCGCCGACAGCAACCCCCACCGCGCCCGGATGGCCACCGAAGAGGTCATCGATGCGCTGTCAGACGACGACCCGCTCGTTCGGGAGAATACGGTCCTTACGCTCTCGTCGGTCGCTACCGAGTATCCACGCGCAGTCGAACCCGCACTCTCTCGACTGGCGACGCTCGTGAACGAGGAGGAGGGACTACTTCGAAAGTACGCCGCAGAGACACTCCACCGACTCGTCCGCGAACTCGACGAAGACGGCTTTCCGAAGACTATCGCGGCCTCTCCGGCGCTCGCGAACTTCCTGCCGGGCGATGCGACGATTGTGGAGTTCTCCGACGAGGAAACCGTCGGAGAGTCGTCGGTCAGCGTTCGACCCCCGGAGTTCGACACCGACTCGGGTGAAGACACCACGGACGACGCTCGTTCCCAACTCGGACCGCCCGACTACGTTTCGACGCCCCCCGAAATCGACGCGGGGTTCCGGGACTTCGAGCGACTCGCCGACCGCGGAAGCGGGCCGTTCACGACCTTCCAGAAAGCGCGCGCCCCGGACCCCGAGAGCGCGAGCGGAAGCCACGTCGTCGTCACGCTCCGAGCGGCGCGCCGAGACGGATTAGCAGACGAAGACGCGCTCTCCCGCGCGCTCCGTGCGTGGGACGCCATCTCGGACCACAACCACGTGCTTCCGATAGTCGCGCGCGGTGAGACGCCGCGCCCGTGGGTCGCCACCGAGTTCGTGGACGGCGGCACCGTGCGCGACCGAATCGGCGGTCTCGACTTCGCTCAGGCGCTCTGGTACGCCCACTGCGTGACGACGGCGCTCTGTCACGCCCACGCACAGGGCGTCCTCCACGGCGCGCTCAGGCCGGGCGTCGTCGGTCTCTCCCAGAGCTTCGGCGCGTGGTCCGTGCCGAAAGTCGGCGACTGGGGCTTCGGTGTCGGTCTCCCGAACGAGACACGACCACCTGTGCCACCGGCGTTCGCCGCGCCCGAACAACTCGCACCCGAGGAGTTCGGCCGACTCGACCACGCGACCGACGTGTACCAACTCGGTGCGCTCTGCTACGCGCTGTTCGCGGGCAGACCGCCGTTCGTCGGCGACTCGAAAGAGGTCGCTCGACGGGTCCAGAAACGAGACCCTGCTCCAGCGAGCTCGATCAATTCGGCGGTTCCCGAGGCGGTTGACGGTCTGCTCACGCGGGCACTCACGAAGGAGAAACCCGCGCGCTTCGAGACGGCCGAGGACTTCCGCCGCGAGT includes these proteins:
- a CDS encoding MutS-related protein gives rise to the protein MRLEEYWGVGPKTSERLEAALGVERAIEAIESGDVRALVSAGLPRGRATRILRRANGGEGMSVLATRDTRAVYKELLDAASDYAVTATAADRIRVLTPLLDREQAGQRLDSVMAAVESWTNLDGETRNAILRAFETHADADELDEEQAAVETALSLRDAGVSGGAFERVGGIDRDDLEAAANALADLDGGDVARGVDEDLDSLRDALADAESLQQDSLDAVESIREEARAGAEFSEVVVDFVSSETGAGYSRVRDATPDDAIDAGDFVGATLRELLADLREAVEERERTVARRLRGRIAESQEAIDEANEAVGDLAFSLSLARFSVAFDCSRPEFTENGFAVTGARNVSLVSVDDDLVQPVNYAIGDHEITGNEAPPDGDRVAVLTGANSGGKTTLLETLCQIALLAQMGLPVPAERAQISLSEDIVFHRRHASFNAGVLESTLQSIVPPLSDDSETLMLVDEFEAITEPGSAADLLHGLVRLTADRGALGVFVTHLADDLKPLPEKARKDGIFAEGLDDDLELQVDYQPRFDTVGKSTPEFIVSRLLAGTDDRAVRSNFETLARAVGEQAVQRTLSDWSPEDDAGGDAKADD
- a CDS encoding protein kinase domain-containing protein; amino-acid sequence: MDERDERASRPGEQSKRRANRREESTSDRQRADQLRERVRSEYGSDADAIATRLDSDDPEERAGAAWALAELAGEDPDRLPARSKLAALLSDDHRWVRRGASWALAALADSNPHRARMATEEVIDALSDDDPLVRENTVLTLSSVATEYPRAVEPALSRLATLVNEEEGLLRKYAAETLHRLVRELDEDGFPKTIAASPALANFLPGDATIVEFSDEETVGESSVSVRPPEFDTDSGEDTTDDARSQLGPPDYVSTPPEIDAGFRDFERLADRGSGPFTTFQKARAPDPESASGSHVVVTLRAARRDGLADEDALSRALRAWDAISDHNHVLPIVARGETPRPWVATEFVDGGTVRDRIGGLDFAQALWYAHCVTTALCHAHAQGVLHGALRPGVVGLSQSFGAWSVPKVGDWGFGVGLPNETRPPVPPAFAAPEQLAPEEFGRLDHATDVYQLGALCYALFAGRPPFVGDSKEVARRVQKRDPAPASSINSAVPEAVDGLLTRALTKEKPARFETAEDFRRELEVVVEEYATWA